One part of the Micrococcus sp. 2A genome encodes these proteins:
- the recN gene encoding DNA repair protein RecN, with product MIDVLRISGLGVIGEASVELDPGFTVVTGETGAGKTMVVTALGLLLGARADAGVVRRGARCAAVDAEVRVPEGHAALALAEGAGAVVDEADEAGVRDLVLSRSVTASGDGTRSRASAGGRTVPVGLLSEIGATLVAVHGQNDQVRLQSAQAQRRALDAFGGPPLQAVLAAYRGDHAAWSAARRERDELSTHQQERAREAEALQRSLEEIDLAQPAAGEDEELRTRIRRLEDVEELRAASGTAYAHLTGGDVDAAEEIPGAVALVEAARQALAAAPGKDADLEAAAARLAEASLVLTDIAGDLAGYGADLDADAAGDLDAAQSRLAELTRLQRLYGPELTDVVAWAETQRPRLDELQGDTGRLEELDAELARLDAVLRERAAELSALRAAAAEQLEAAVTEELHALFMPDASFHVGLTPLPGEELGPHGAEEVALALRPHAGSEPRPLGRGASGGELSRVMLALEVVLAATDPVPTFVFDEVDAGVGGEAAVRIGARLARLARHVQVIAVTHLPQVAAYADRHVRVEKNSDPGAGVTVSDVVTLSEEERVEELARMLAGHGDSAAARAHARELLESRTHEEDDDA from the coding sequence GTGATCGACGTCCTGCGCATCTCCGGTCTCGGGGTGATCGGGGAGGCCAGCGTGGAGCTGGACCCCGGCTTCACCGTCGTCACCGGTGAGACCGGCGCCGGCAAGACCATGGTGGTCACCGCGCTCGGCCTGCTGCTGGGCGCGCGGGCCGACGCCGGCGTGGTCCGGCGCGGCGCCAGGTGCGCCGCGGTGGACGCCGAGGTCCGCGTCCCCGAGGGGCACGCGGCGCTGGCGCTCGCGGAGGGGGCCGGTGCCGTCGTCGACGAGGCGGACGAGGCCGGGGTGCGCGACCTGGTGCTCAGCCGTTCCGTGACCGCGTCCGGGGACGGCACCCGGTCCCGCGCGAGCGCGGGAGGACGCACGGTCCCTGTGGGGCTGCTCTCCGAGATCGGCGCCACGCTCGTCGCCGTGCACGGCCAGAACGACCAGGTGCGCCTGCAGAGCGCGCAGGCCCAGCGGCGCGCCCTCGACGCGTTCGGCGGGCCGCCGCTGCAGGCCGTGCTCGCCGCTTACCGCGGCGACCACGCGGCGTGGAGCGCCGCCCGCCGTGAACGCGACGAGCTCAGCACCCACCAGCAGGAGCGCGCCCGCGAGGCCGAGGCCCTGCAGCGCTCCCTCGAGGAGATCGACCTCGCCCAGCCGGCCGCGGGGGAGGACGAGGAGCTGCGGACGCGGATCCGCCGCCTCGAGGACGTCGAGGAGCTGCGCGCCGCCTCCGGCACCGCGTATGCCCACCTGACGGGCGGCGACGTGGACGCCGCCGAGGAGATCCCCGGGGCCGTGGCTCTCGTGGAGGCGGCCCGGCAGGCCCTGGCGGCCGCCCCCGGGAAGGACGCGGACCTCGAGGCCGCGGCGGCGCGCCTGGCCGAGGCCTCCCTCGTGCTCACGGACATCGCCGGGGACCTCGCGGGCTACGGCGCCGACCTCGACGCCGACGCCGCCGGAGACCTCGACGCCGCCCAGTCCCGGCTGGCCGAGCTCACCCGTCTCCAGCGCCTCTACGGGCCCGAGCTCACGGACGTCGTGGCGTGGGCCGAGACGCAGCGCCCGCGCCTCGACGAGCTGCAGGGAGACACCGGCCGCCTCGAGGAGCTCGACGCGGAGCTCGCCCGCCTGGACGCCGTCCTGCGCGAGCGCGCCGCGGAGCTCAGCGCCCTGCGCGCCGCCGCCGCCGAGCAGCTGGAGGCGGCCGTCACCGAGGAGCTGCACGCCCTGTTCATGCCAGACGCGTCCTTCCACGTGGGCCTCACCCCCCTGCCCGGGGAGGAGCTCGGACCGCACGGCGCGGAGGAGGTGGCCCTCGCGCTGCGCCCGCACGCCGGCTCCGAGCCGCGTCCACTGGGCCGCGGCGCCTCGGGCGGCGAACTGAGCCGCGTGATGCTCGCGCTCGAGGTCGTCCTGGCCGCCACGGACCCGGTGCCCACCTTCGTCTTCGACGAGGTCGACGCCGGCGTGGGCGGCGAGGCCGCCGTGCGCATCGGCGCCCGCCTGGCCCGCCTGGCCCGCCACGTGCAGGTGATCGCCGTGACCCACCTGCCCCAGGTGGCCGCCTACGCGGACCGCCACGTGCGCGTGGAGAAGAACTCGGATCCCGGAGCGGGCGTGACCGTCTCCGACGTCGTGACCCTCAGCGAGGAGGAACGCGTCGAGGAGCTGGCCCGCATGCTGGCCGGCCACGGGGACTCCGCGGCCGCCCGGGCCCACGCCCGAGAGCTGCTCGAATCCCGCACCCACGAGGAGGACGACGATGCCTGA
- a CDS encoding NUDIX hydrolase, with translation MPEIPAAAGRAPLRDLHVPRKVKKAKTVFEGRVWDIARETFRLDPAEKEVEPITRELMVHPGAVAVLALRTAMTGAGPQEQVALVRQYRHPVGMELWEIPAGLRDVDGEAIHEVAVRELHEEADLRADEWHTLVDYFTTPGGSTEAIRVFLARKVREVGEEERFARTDEEAAMPLAWVGVDEVVDAVLDGRVHNPSTVVAVLALQAHRARGWRRLRPVDAPFVPDRQGPGADWPA, from the coding sequence ATGCCTGAGATCCCCGCCGCCGCGGGCCGCGCCCCGCTGCGCGACCTGCACGTCCCGCGCAAGGTGAAGAAGGCCAAGACCGTGTTCGAGGGGCGCGTGTGGGACATCGCCCGCGAGACCTTCCGGCTGGACCCGGCCGAGAAGGAGGTCGAGCCGATCACGCGCGAGCTCATGGTGCACCCCGGCGCCGTCGCCGTGCTGGCCCTGCGCACCGCCATGACCGGGGCCGGACCGCAGGAGCAGGTCGCCCTCGTGCGGCAGTACCGGCACCCCGTGGGCATGGAGCTGTGGGAGATCCCGGCCGGGCTGCGGGACGTGGACGGCGAGGCGATCCACGAGGTCGCCGTGCGCGAGCTGCACGAGGAGGCGGACCTGCGCGCCGACGAGTGGCACACCCTCGTGGACTACTTCACCACCCCGGGCGGCTCCACCGAGGCCATCCGCGTTTTCCTCGCCCGGAAGGTGCGCGAGGTGGGGGAGGAGGAGCGCTTCGCCCGCACCGACGAGGAGGCCGCCATGCCGCTGGCCTGGGTGGGCGTGGACGAGGTCGTCGACGCCGTCCTCGACGGACGGGTGCACAACCCCTCCACCGTGGTGGCCGTGCTCGCCCTCCAGGCGCACCGCGCGCGCGGCTGGCGGCGGCTGCGGCCCGTGGACGCCCCGTTCGTGCCGGACCGGCAGGGCCCGGGGGCGGACTGGCCCGCGTGA
- a CDS encoding AMP-binding protein, translating into MATPDASPAPGTRSSYADVHARSLADPEGFWLEAAQAIDWTTPPTRAVDSSNAPLHRWFPDGVLNTAHNCLDRHVDAGRGDALALVHDSAMTGTVTRYTYAQLRDEVAALAGALAAQGVGKGDRVLVYLPMIPRAPVAMLACARLGAVHSVVFGGFAPRELAARIDDAAPDVVLTCSGGIEPKRRVEYLPAVAEALETASHPVRTVLVHHRDGFETALADVAERGGAAWKDWDEAVAAAEPAACVDVAATDPLYVLYTSGTTGRPKGVVRDNGGHAVALRWTMENIYDVGPGQAMCTASDVGWVVGHSYIVYGPLLAGATTVMYEGKPVGTPDAGAFWRLIEDHGVRSFFTAPTALRAIRRQDPEGALMKEHDLSTLAHFYAAGERLDPETQRWIEGLLGMPVIDHWWQTETGWAIAANPVGLEELPVKIGSSSVPSPGFDLVVLDGLGEPVGPGEEGNIAVRLPLPPGTLPTLWGDDQRYIDSYLSAFEGHYATGDSGLVDEDGYVFVLGRTDDVINVSGHRLSTGVLEAALAAHPAVAECAVVGLADPLKGQRPSGYVVLKSGVETPEPGSPAEAALLEELRQAVRRGVGPVADFRDVAIVDALPKTRSGKILRKTMRQMADGEEYTVPSTIEDASVLDDLRRLLHPQR; encoded by the coding sequence ATGGCGACTCCCGACGCATCCCCGGCCCCCGGCACCCGCAGCTCCTACGCGGACGTCCACGCCCGCTCCCTCGCCGACCCGGAGGGGTTCTGGCTCGAGGCCGCCCAGGCGATCGACTGGACCACTCCGCCCACGCGCGCGGTCGACTCCTCGAACGCGCCCCTGCACCGCTGGTTCCCGGACGGCGTCCTGAACACCGCCCACAACTGCCTGGACCGCCACGTGGACGCCGGCCGCGGCGACGCGCTCGCGCTGGTCCACGACTCGGCGATGACCGGCACGGTCACCCGCTACACCTACGCGCAGCTGCGGGACGAGGTGGCCGCGCTCGCGGGCGCCCTCGCGGCCCAGGGGGTGGGCAAGGGGGACCGCGTGCTCGTCTACCTGCCGATGATCCCGCGGGCGCCCGTCGCGATGCTCGCGTGCGCCCGCCTCGGCGCCGTCCACTCGGTGGTCTTCGGCGGCTTCGCCCCGCGCGAGCTCGCCGCCCGCATCGACGACGCCGCGCCCGACGTCGTGCTGACGTGCTCGGGCGGCATCGAGCCGAAGCGCCGCGTGGAGTACCTGCCCGCCGTCGCCGAGGCGCTCGAGACGGCTTCGCACCCGGTGCGGACGGTCCTCGTCCACCACCGCGACGGCTTCGAGACCGCGCTGGCCGACGTCGCCGAGCGCGGGGGAGCGGCGTGGAAGGACTGGGACGAGGCCGTGGCCGCCGCTGAGCCGGCCGCCTGCGTGGACGTCGCCGCCACCGATCCGCTCTACGTGCTCTACACCTCCGGGACCACGGGCAGGCCCAAGGGTGTGGTCCGGGACAACGGCGGACACGCCGTGGCCCTGCGGTGGACCATGGAGAACATCTACGACGTCGGCCCGGGCCAGGCCATGTGCACCGCCTCGGACGTGGGCTGGGTGGTGGGTCACTCCTACATCGTCTACGGTCCGCTGCTGGCCGGGGCGACCACCGTCATGTACGAGGGCAAGCCCGTGGGCACGCCCGATGCGGGGGCGTTCTGGCGCCTGATCGAGGACCACGGCGTCCGCTCCTTCTTCACGGCCCCCACCGCGCTGCGCGCCATCCGCCGTCAGGACCCCGAGGGCGCGCTCATGAAGGAGCACGATCTCAGCACGCTCGCGCACTTCTACGCCGCCGGCGAGCGCCTGGACCCGGAGACCCAGCGCTGGATCGAGGGCCTGCTGGGCATGCCGGTCATCGACCACTGGTGGCAGACGGAGACGGGCTGGGCGATCGCCGCGAACCCGGTGGGGCTGGAGGAGCTGCCCGTGAAGATCGGCTCCTCGTCTGTGCCCTCGCCCGGCTTCGACCTCGTGGTGCTGGACGGCCTGGGCGAGCCGGTGGGCCCCGGAGAGGAGGGGAACATCGCGGTGCGCCTGCCCCTGCCCCCGGGCACCCTGCCCACCCTGTGGGGCGACGACCAGCGGTACATCGACTCCTACCTCTCCGCCTTCGAGGGCCACTACGCGACGGGCGACTCGGGCCTCGTGGACGAGGACGGCTACGTGTTCGTCCTGGGCCGCACCGACGACGTCATCAACGTGTCCGGGCACCGCCTCTCCACGGGCGTCCTCGAGGCGGCGCTCGCCGCGCACCCGGCCGTGGCGGAGTGCGCCGTCGTCGGGCTCGCGGATCCGCTCAAGGGCCAGCGCCCCTCCGGCTACGTGGTGCTCAAGTCCGGGGTGGAGACGCCGGAGCCGGGCTCCCCGGCAGAGGCCGCGCTCCTCGAGGAGCTGCGCCAGGCGGTGCGGCGGGGCGTGGGCCCCGTGGCCGACTTCCGCGACGTCGCGATCGTGGACGCCCTGCCCAAGACCCGCTCCGGCAAGATCCTGCGCAAGACCATGCGCCAGATGGCGGACGGCGAGGAGTACACGGTGCCCTCCACGATCGAGGACGCCTCCGTCCTGGACGATCTGCGCCGGCTCCTGCACCCGCAGCGCTGA
- the xerD gene encoding site-specific tyrosine recombinase XerD, protein MRRHLDHLAVERGLAANTLAAYRRDLERYRAWLDAHGISEPRAVEPGHVSGFLQALGSGADGGRPLAVRSAARVLAAVRGLHRFWALEGITESDPARDVHPPRPGARLPKALPVEQVTALLESVSVDTPAGLRDRALLEFLYGTGARISEVVGLDVDDVVGLRGVEDGDGGQPVVRLFGKGSKERVVPVGSYASEALEAWLVRGRPAMVGGATASSPALFVNRRGGRLSRQSAWAVLKRAAERAGIDAEVSPHTLRHCFATHLLAGGADVRVVQELLGHASVTTTQVYTLVTVESLREVYATAHPRAR, encoded by the coding sequence ATCCGGCGACATCTGGACCACCTCGCCGTCGAGCGGGGACTGGCCGCGAACACGCTGGCCGCGTACCGGCGCGACCTCGAGCGCTACCGGGCCTGGCTGGACGCACACGGCATCAGCGAGCCGCGCGCCGTGGAGCCGGGGCACGTCTCCGGCTTCCTCCAGGCGCTCGGCTCCGGAGCCGACGGCGGCCGTCCCCTCGCGGTGCGCTCGGCTGCGCGGGTGCTCGCCGCGGTGCGCGGCCTGCATCGGTTCTGGGCGCTCGAGGGGATCACCGAGTCCGACCCCGCGCGGGACGTCCACCCCCCGCGGCCCGGTGCCCGCCTCCCGAAGGCGCTGCCCGTGGAGCAGGTGACCGCGCTGCTCGAGTCCGTCTCCGTGGACACCCCGGCGGGGCTGCGCGACCGCGCCCTGCTGGAGTTCCTGTACGGCACCGGAGCGCGCATCTCCGAGGTCGTCGGCCTGGACGTGGACGACGTCGTGGGGCTCAGGGGCGTCGAGGACGGCGACGGCGGCCAGCCCGTGGTGCGCCTGTTCGGCAAGGGCTCGAAGGAGCGCGTGGTGCCCGTCGGCTCGTACGCGTCCGAGGCCCTCGAGGCGTGGCTCGTGCGGGGCCGGCCCGCGATGGTGGGCGGGGCGACGGCCTCCTCGCCCGCGCTGTTCGTGAACCGGCGCGGCGGGCGGCTCTCCCGGCAGTCCGCATGGGCCGTGCTGAAGCGAGCGGCGGAGCGCGCCGGGATCGACGCCGAGGTCTCCCCGCACACGCTGCGCCACTGCTTCGCCACACACCTGCTGGCCGGCGGCGCGGACGTGCGCGTCGTGCAGGAGCTGCTCGGCCACGCCTCCGTCACCACCACGCAGGTGTACACGCTCGTCACCGTCGAGTCGCTGCGCGAGGTCTACGCCACGGCGCACCCGCGGGCACGCTGA
- the prpB gene encoding methylisocitrate lyase gives MLYSTKTAEQKRRDLRETLAKGGAQQFPGAFTPLTAKLIEEKGFPGVYISGAVLANELGLPDVGLTTLTEVAQRGGQIARLTDLPCLIDADTGFGEPMNVARTVQELENAGLAGCHIEDQFNPKRCGHLDGKNMVDLDTAVKRIAAAVDARRDPNFLVMARTDLRAVEGLDAAIARMKALVEAGADAIFPEALKDISEFETVCRELAPLGVPVLANMTEFGKSELFTREQLAEAGVAMVIYPVTLLRSAMGAAERVLDAISSEGTQQSQVEHMLTRARLYELVDYEAYNAFDTGIFNFDVPTTDIESNNANL, from the coding sequence ATGCTGTACTCCACGAAGACCGCCGAACAGAAGCGCAGGGACCTCCGCGAGACCCTCGCGAAGGGCGGCGCGCAGCAGTTCCCCGGCGCGTTCACCCCGCTCACCGCGAAGCTCATCGAGGAGAAGGGGTTCCCGGGCGTCTACATCTCCGGAGCCGTGCTCGCCAATGAGCTCGGCCTGCCCGACGTCGGGCTGACCACGCTGACCGAGGTGGCCCAGCGCGGCGGGCAGATCGCCCGCCTCACGGACCTGCCCTGCCTGATCGACGCGGACACGGGCTTCGGCGAGCCGATGAACGTGGCCCGCACCGTGCAGGAGCTCGAGAACGCCGGACTCGCCGGATGCCACATCGAGGACCAGTTCAACCCGAAGCGGTGCGGCCACCTCGACGGCAAGAACATGGTGGACCTGGACACCGCCGTCAAGCGCATCGCCGCCGCGGTGGACGCCCGCCGGGACCCGAACTTCCTCGTCATGGCGCGCACCGACCTGCGCGCCGTCGAGGGCCTGGACGCCGCGATCGCCCGCATGAAGGCGCTCGTGGAGGCCGGCGCGGACGCGATCTTCCCGGAGGCGCTCAAGGACATCTCCGAGTTCGAGACCGTGTGCCGCGAGCTCGCCCCGCTCGGCGTGCCCGTGCTGGCCAACATGACCGAGTTCGGCAAGTCCGAGCTGTTCACCCGTGAGCAGCTGGCGGAGGCGGGCGTGGCCATGGTCATCTACCCGGTGACCCTGCTGCGCTCCGCGATGGGCGCCGCCGAGCGTGTGCTCGACGCGATCTCGTCCGAGGGCACCCAGCAGTCGCAGGTGGAGCACATGCTCACCCGCGCCCGCCTGTACGAGCTCGTGGACTACGAGGCCTACAACGCCTTCGACACCGGCATCTTCAACTTCGATGTGCCGACCACGGACATCGAGTCCAACAACGCCAATCTCTGA
- a CDS encoding GntR family transcriptional regulator, whose amino-acid sequence MRASERAYQTLRTEILDWSLPPGAGLAEVELAERLGISRTPVREAISRLVADGLAEQATGRGAVVADISLEQADQLFELRIALESLLARRAAQRATDEAAESLADLAERFAATAPSLRTGSDPTAYYAMTSELDASLDAAADNPYLVSTLRTLRLHLARLRRLAANDPARLATSAEEHADIASAVASGAADLAEATTRVHLHHAFHHLTRSRRDDAGALLTPTEGDRP is encoded by the coding sequence ATGCGAGCGAGTGAGCGGGCCTACCAGACGCTGAGGACGGAGATCCTCGACTGGTCCCTGCCGCCCGGCGCCGGGCTCGCCGAGGTCGAGCTGGCCGAGCGGCTGGGGATCTCCCGCACCCCGGTGCGGGAGGCCATCTCCCGGCTCGTCGCGGACGGCCTGGCCGAACAGGCCACGGGGCGCGGCGCCGTCGTGGCCGACATCTCCCTCGAGCAGGCGGACCAGCTGTTCGAGCTGCGGATCGCGCTCGAGTCCCTCCTCGCCCGGCGCGCCGCCCAGCGGGCGACGGACGAGGCGGCCGAGTCGCTGGCCGATCTGGCCGAGCGGTTCGCGGCCACCGCGCCGTCCCTGCGCACGGGGTCCGACCCGACCGCCTACTACGCGATGACGTCCGAGCTGGACGCCTCGCTCGACGCCGCGGCGGACAACCCGTACCTCGTCTCGACCCTGCGGACGCTGCGCCTGCACCTCGCGCGCCTGCGCCGGCTCGCGGCGAACGACCCGGCACGCCTGGCCACCTCCGCCGAGGAGCACGCGGACATCGCGTCCGCCGTCGCCTCCGGCGCCGCCGACCTGGCCGAGGCCACCACCCGCGTCCACCTGCACCACGCCTTCCACCACCTCACCCGGAGCCGTCGCGACGACGCCGGGGCCCTGCTGACCCCCACCGAAGGAGACCGACCATGA
- a CDS encoding bifunctional 2-methylcitrate synthase/citrate synthase, translating to MTETEIKKGLAGVVVDTTAVSKVNPETNSLLYRGYPVQDLAASLPFEAVALLLWTGELPSDEELSEFERFERAHRVLDPKVKAAIDLLPTDCHPMDVGRTAVSVLGANHPKAEDSSPEAELEKAKALFAAFPAVVAYDQRRRRGQDVVEPREDLDYSQNFLWMTFGEEAAPEVVDAFRVSMVLYAEHSFNASTFTARVITSTLSDLHSAVTGAIGALKGPLHGGANEAVMHTFDEIGIRKEESREDAAARSKAWMEDALAQKKKVMGFGHRVYKKGDSRVPTMKAALDRMIEHYGRHEMLGLYDGLEQAMDEAKQIKPNLDYPAGPTYHLMGFDTEMFTPIFIAARITGWTAHIMEQRAANALIRPLSAYDGPEQRELPQQ from the coding sequence ATGACCGAGACCGAGATCAAGAAGGGCCTGGCCGGCGTCGTCGTGGACACCACGGCGGTCTCCAAGGTCAACCCCGAGACCAACTCCCTGCTCTACCGCGGCTACCCCGTGCAGGACCTCGCGGCGAGCCTGCCGTTCGAGGCCGTCGCGCTGCTGCTCTGGACCGGCGAGCTGCCCTCGGACGAGGAGCTCTCCGAGTTCGAGCGCTTCGAGCGCGCCCACCGCGTCCTGGACCCGAAGGTGAAGGCCGCGATCGACCTGCTCCCCACGGACTGCCACCCCATGGACGTGGGCCGCACCGCCGTGTCCGTGCTGGGCGCCAACCACCCGAAGGCGGAGGACTCGTCCCCGGAGGCCGAGCTGGAGAAGGCCAAGGCGCTGTTCGCGGCGTTCCCGGCCGTCGTCGCCTACGACCAGCGCCGCCGCCGCGGCCAGGACGTCGTGGAGCCCCGCGAGGACCTGGACTACTCGCAGAACTTCCTCTGGATGACGTTCGGCGAGGAGGCCGCCCCCGAGGTGGTGGACGCGTTCCGCGTCTCGATGGTGCTCTACGCCGAGCACTCCTTCAACGCGTCCACCTTCACGGCGCGCGTCATCACCTCCACGCTCTCCGACCTGCACTCGGCCGTGACCGGCGCGATCGGCGCGCTCAAGGGCCCGCTGCACGGCGGCGCGAACGAGGCCGTCATGCACACCTTCGACGAGATCGGCATCCGCAAGGAGGAGTCCCGCGAGGACGCCGCCGCCCGGTCGAAGGCGTGGATGGAGGACGCGCTGGCCCAGAAGAAGAAGGTCATGGGCTTCGGGCACCGCGTGTACAAGAAGGGCGACTCCCGGGTGCCCACCATGAAGGCCGCGCTGGACCGCATGATCGAGCACTACGGACGGCACGAGATGCTCGGCCTGTACGACGGTCTCGAGCAGGCCATGGACGAGGCGAAGCAGATCAAGCCGAACCTCGACTACCCGGCCGGCCCGACCTACCACCTCATGGGCTTCGACACGGAGATGTTCACGCCGATCTTCATCGCCGCGCGCATCACGGGCTGGACCGCCCACATCATGGAGCAGCGCGCCGCCAACGCGCTGATCCGCCCCCTCTCGGCCTACGACGGCCCCGAGCAGCGCGAGCTGCCCCAGCAGTGA
- a CDS encoding MmgE/PrpD family protein produces the protein MKNHHVRVHRSEENLERKDQLAMKLAEVAVDPVEILPEVEEMIVNRIIDNASVAVASLKRGPIVAARAQALAHPASTGGEGATVFGIDQKVSPEWAAWANGVAVRELDYHDTFLAAEYSHPGDNIPPILAVAQHAGRSGKDLVRGIATGYEVQVDLVKSINLYGHKIDHVAHIGPSASAGIGTLLGLDAETIFQAIGQGLHTTTATRQSRKGEISTWKAHAPAFAGKMAVEAADRAMRGQTSPVPIYEGEDGVIAWMLDGPDASYEVPLPEKGEPKRGILDTYTKEHSAEYQAQAWIDLARKLHGEHPEATDPKNVASVLIKTSHHTHNVIGSGANDPQKYDPTASRETLDHSIPYIFTVALQDGAWHHVDSYAPERAARPDTVELWHKVTTVEDPEWTRRYHSLDLSEKAFGGAVEITLADGTVITDEIAVADAHPLGARPFSREQYIQKFRTLAEGIVTPEEQDRFLAAAQRVSELEAGELDQLNVQADPAYLSEADLAAAPKGLF, from the coding sequence ATGAAGAACCACCACGTCCGCGTCCACCGCTCCGAAGAGAACCTCGAGCGCAAGGACCAGCTCGCCATGAAGCTCGCCGAGGTCGCCGTGGACCCGGTGGAGATCCTCCCGGAGGTGGAGGAGATGATCGTCAACCGCATCATCGACAACGCCTCCGTCGCCGTCGCCTCGCTCAAGCGCGGCCCGATCGTCGCCGCCCGCGCCCAGGCGCTCGCCCACCCCGCCTCCACCGGCGGCGAGGGCGCCACCGTGTTCGGCATCGACCAGAAGGTCTCCCCCGAGTGGGCGGCCTGGGCCAACGGCGTGGCCGTGCGCGAGCTCGACTACCACGACACGTTCCTGGCCGCCGAGTACTCCCACCCCGGCGACAACATCCCGCCGATCCTCGCGGTCGCCCAGCACGCGGGCCGTTCCGGCAAGGACCTCGTGCGCGGCATCGCGACCGGCTACGAGGTGCAGGTGGACCTCGTGAAGTCCATCAACCTGTACGGCCACAAGATCGACCACGTCGCGCACATCGGCCCCTCGGCCTCCGCCGGCATCGGCACGCTCCTCGGCCTCGACGCCGAGACGATCTTCCAGGCCATCGGCCAGGGCCTGCACACGACGACGGCCACCCGCCAGTCCCGCAAGGGGGAGATCTCCACGTGGAAGGCCCACGCCCCGGCCTTCGCCGGCAAGATGGCCGTCGAGGCCGCGGACCGCGCGATGCGCGGCCAGACCTCCCCCGTGCCGATCTACGAGGGCGAGGACGGTGTCATCGCGTGGATGCTCGACGGCCCGGACGCCTCCTACGAGGTCCCGCTGCCCGAGAAGGGCGAACCCAAGCGCGGCATCCTGGACACCTACACCAAGGAGCACTCCGCGGAGTACCAGGCGCAGGCCTGGATCGACCTCGCCCGCAAGCTGCACGGCGAGCACCCCGAGGCCACGGACCCGAAGAACGTGGCGTCCGTGCTGATCAAGACCTCGCACCACACCCACAACGTCATCGGCTCCGGCGCGAACGACCCCCAGAAGTACGACCCGACCGCGTCCCGCGAGACCCTCGACCACTCGATCCCCTACATCTTCACGGTGGCCCTCCAGGACGGCGCGTGGCACCACGTGGACTCCTACGCCCCGGAGCGCGCCGCGCGCCCGGACACCGTGGAGCTGTGGCACAAGGTCACCACGGTGGAGGATCCCGAGTGGACCCGCCGCTACCACTCCCTCGACCTGTCCGAGAAGGCGTTCGGCGGCGCCGTGGAGATCACGCTGGCCGACGGCACCGTCATCACGGACGAGATCGCGGTGGCCGACGCGCACCCGCTCGGCGCGCGCCCGTTCTCCCGCGAGCAGTACATCCAGAAGTTCCGCACCCTCGCCGAGGGCATCGTCACGCCCGAGGAGCAGGACCGCTTCCTCGCGGCCGCCCAGCGCGTGTCCGAGCTGGAGGCCGGCGAGCTGGACCAGCTCAACGTCCAGGCCGACCCGGCCTACCTGTCCGAGGCCGACCTGGCCGCCGCTCCGAAGGGCCTCTTCTGA
- a CDS encoding NAD kinase, giving the protein MPQNPARRVLVLAHTGRQDAISAALQATAALADEGLSTVMLEQDIRAIREAADEPHGFAPLTLGVDCALTDVALGLVLGGDGSVLRAADFVRGHGVPLLAVNLGHVGFLAESERTDLHRTVQAIADEAYVVIERMALDVVVRVDGHEVARTWALNEASVEKSNRERMLEVVVSVDDSPLTAFGCDGVVLATPTGSTAYAFSAGGPVVWPGVEALLFVPISAHALFAKPCVVGPRSTIAVDVMTRTRETGVLWCDGRRTVELPPQARVEVSRSAEPVRLARLNPTPFAERLVRKFRLPTEGWRGPVTAEERDAAAGYAVETVEPRHAGPRPEVVAPATASLPVLSPEELRRHREEGRPWRRSEEGS; this is encoded by the coding sequence ATGCCCCAGAACCCCGCACGCCGCGTCCTCGTGCTCGCCCACACCGGGCGGCAGGACGCCATCAGTGCGGCGCTCCAGGCCACCGCGGCACTCGCGGACGAGGGCCTGAGTACCGTGATGCTCGAGCAGGACATCCGGGCCATCCGTGAGGCGGCCGACGAGCCGCACGGCTTCGCGCCCCTCACCCTCGGCGTGGACTGCGCGCTGACCGACGTCGCCCTCGGACTCGTGCTCGGCGGCGACGGCTCGGTGCTGCGCGCCGCCGACTTCGTGCGCGGGCACGGGGTCCCGCTCCTCGCCGTCAACCTCGGCCACGTCGGCTTCCTCGCCGAGTCGGAGCGCACCGACCTGCACCGCACGGTCCAGGCGATCGCGGACGAGGCGTACGTGGTCATCGAGCGGATGGCGCTCGACGTCGTGGTCCGGGTGGACGGGCATGAGGTGGCCCGCACGTGGGCGCTGAACGAGGCCTCCGTCGAGAAGTCGAACCGGGAGCGCATGCTGGAGGTCGTCGTCTCGGTGGACGACTCGCCGCTGACGGCCTTCGGCTGCGACGGTGTCGTCCTGGCCACCCCGACCGGCTCCACCGCCTACGCGTTCTCCGCGGGCGGTCCCGTGGTGTGGCCCGGGGTGGAGGCCCTGCTGTTCGTGCCCATCAGCGCCCACGCCCTCTTCGCCAAGCCGTGCGTGGTCGGCCCGCGCAGCACGATCGCCGTGGACGTCATGACCCGCACGCGGGAGACCGGCGTGCTGTGGTGCGACGGCCGCCGCACCGTCGAGCTGCCGCCCCAGGCGCGGGTCGAGGTGTCCCGCTCGGCGGAGCCGGTGCGGCTGGCCCGGCTGAACCCCACCCCCTTCGCGGAGCGCCTCGTGCGCAAGTTCCGCCTGCCCACCGAGGGGTGGCGTGGCCCTGTGACGGCCGAGGAGAGGGACGCGGCCGCGGGCTACGCCGTGGAGACGGTCGAGCCGCGGCACGCGGGTCCGCGTCCTGAGGTCGTCGCCCCGGCCACCGCCAGCCTGCCCGTGCTCTCCCCGGAGGAGCTGCGGCGGCACCGGGAAGAGGGCCGCCCGTGGCGCCGCTCGGAGGAGGGCTCGTGA